A DNA window from Mycolicibacter terrae contains the following coding sequences:
- a CDS encoding electron transfer flavoprotein subunit beta/FixA family protein has product MTNIVVLIKQVPDTWSERKLSDDDFTLDRDAADAVLDEINERAVEEALLIREKEGAEGTVTVLTAGPERATEAIRKALSMGADKAVHLLDDGMKGSDVVQTGWALARALGAIEGTELVIAGNESTDGVGGAVPAIIAEYLGLPQLTHLRKLTVEGGKVTGERETDDGVFTLEASLPAVVSVNEKINEPRFPSFKGIMAAKKKEVTVLTLAEIGVEGDEVGVANAGSKVTASTPKPPKTAGEKVTDEGDGGTKIAEYLVAQKII; this is encoded by the coding sequence ATGACGAACATCGTGGTCCTGATCAAACAGGTCCCAGACACCTGGTCGGAGCGCAAGCTCAGCGACGATGACTTCACGCTGGACCGTGACGCCGCCGACGCGGTGCTCGACGAGATCAACGAGCGGGCCGTCGAAGAGGCGCTGCTGATTCGGGAGAAGGAAGGCGCGGAGGGCACGGTCACCGTGCTGACCGCCGGTCCCGAGCGGGCCACCGAGGCGATCCGCAAGGCGCTGTCGATGGGAGCCGACAAGGCCGTTCACCTCCTCGACGACGGCATGAAGGGTTCCGACGTCGTGCAGACCGGCTGGGCGCTGGCCCGGGCACTGGGCGCCATCGAGGGCACCGAGCTGGTCATCGCCGGCAACGAGTCCACCGACGGTGTCGGCGGCGCGGTTCCGGCGATCATCGCCGAGTACCTGGGCTTGCCGCAGCTGACCCACCTGCGCAAGCTGACCGTCGAGGGCGGCAAGGTCACCGGCGAACGCGAGACGGACGACGGCGTGTTCACCCTGGAGGCGTCGCTGCCGGCGGTGGTGAGCGTCAACGAGAAGATCAACGAGCCGCGTTTCCCGTCCTTCAAGGGCATCATGGCCGCCAAGAAGAAGGAAGTCACCGTGCTCACCCTGGCGGAGATCGGGGTCGAGGGTGACGAGGTCGGTGTCGCCAACGCCGGGTCCAAGGTGACTGCTTCGACACCGAAGCCGCCGAAGACGGCCGGCGAGAAGGTGACCGACGAGGGCGACGGCGGCACCAAGATCGCCGAGTACCTGGTTGCCCAGAAGATCATCTAG
- a CDS encoding electron transfer flavoprotein subunit alpha/FixB family protein, whose product MAEVLVLVEHAEGALKKVSSELITAARVLGEPSAVVVGAPGTAAPLVDGLKEAGAAKIYVAESDVVENYLVTPTVDVLAALTESATPAAVLIAANADGKEVAGRLAARIGSGLLVDVVEVKEGAKVVHSIFGGAYTVDAEPTGETPVITVRAGAVEPAPSAGAGEQVTVEVPAAADSATKITSREPAVAGDRPELTEAPIVVAGGRGVGSAESFSVVEELADSLGAAVGASRAAVDSGYYPGQFQIGQTGKTVSPQLYIALGISGAIQHRAGMQTSKTIVVVNKDEEAPIFEIADYGIVGDLFKVAPQLTEAVKARKG is encoded by the coding sequence ATGGCTGAAGTACTGGTGCTCGTCGAGCACGCCGAAGGAGCCCTGAAGAAGGTCAGCTCCGAACTGATCACCGCCGCGCGAGTGCTCGGCGAACCGTCCGCGGTCGTCGTCGGTGCCCCGGGCACCGCCGCCCCGCTGGTCGACGGGCTGAAGGAGGCCGGCGCCGCGAAGATCTACGTCGCCGAGTCCGACGTGGTGGAGAACTACCTGGTCACCCCGACCGTCGACGTCCTTGCCGCGCTCACCGAATCGGCGACCCCGGCCGCGGTGCTGATCGCCGCCAACGCCGACGGCAAAGAGGTCGCCGGCCGGCTGGCGGCCCGGATCGGATCCGGTCTGCTGGTCGACGTGGTGGAGGTCAAGGAGGGCGCCAAGGTGGTGCACTCCATCTTCGGCGGTGCCTATACCGTCGACGCCGAGCCCACCGGGGAGACTCCGGTGATCACCGTGCGGGCGGGCGCTGTGGAGCCGGCCCCGAGCGCCGGTGCGGGCGAGCAGGTCACCGTGGAGGTGCCCGCAGCCGCAGACTCCGCCACCAAGATCACCTCGCGTGAGCCCGCGGTGGCCGGTGACCGTCCGGAACTCACCGAGGCCCCCATCGTGGTGGCCGGCGGTCGCGGTGTCGGCAGCGCGGAGAGCTTCTCGGTGGTCGAGGAGCTGGCCGACTCGCTCGGTGCGGCCGTGGGCGCCTCGCGTGCCGCGGTGGACTCGGGTTACTACCCGGGCCAGTTCCAGATCGGCCAGACCGGCAAGACGGTCTCGCCGCAGCTCTACATCGCGTTGGGCATCTCCGGCGCGATCCAGCACCGGGCCGGCATGCAGACGTCCAAGACCATCGTGGTGGTCAACAAGGACGAGGAAGCGCCGATCTTCGAGATCGCCGATTACGGCATCGTCGGGGACCTGTTCAAGGTCGCCCCGCAGCTGACCGAGGCGGTCAAGGCCCGCAAGGGTTAA
- a CDS encoding AAA family ATPase produces MSRRKSPRTTDVPGAFASAREPAGLRGRDVECGHLRELLAAARTGHSQVLVLRGEAGIGKTALLDYLVESARGFHVVRAAGVESDMELAFAGLQQLCAPLAESLDQLPDPQRTALDIAFGVSTGSTPDRFLVGLAVLGLLAAKAGRQPVLCLIDDAQWLDRVSAQTLGFVARRLLAEPIALVCALRHPVDGLTGLPKLMLRGLPDTEARALLESALPGRIDPQVADRIVAETHGNPLALLELPRGLSASELAGGYYRPDVVPVAGQIERHYLGRIGVLPDETQRLMLVAAAEPVGDVTLLLGAARELGLPAAAMAPAEEAGLIEVGARVRFRHPLVRSAIYRAANLEDRREAHRALAQATDPAHDPDRRAWHRAHAAAAADESVAAELERSADRAALRGGTAAAAAFLARATELTPDATRRGSRALNAAEAKRAVGEIDAAGELLAIAELAPLDELQRARLARMRAQLGFTQGRGSGHARAILDSVHQFFSAASHLESLDPVMAQETLLEAVSAAMYAGRAFGEHVRNHTAAVLAAGSPGDSGRPADLLLRALTTRISAGPRAGVAPLRAAITALTPDTWSWQAFPAGYEAAVHDLWDDESWYRIANDAVRVATDSGALGMLPTALATRAGVHVQAGEFSAARALIADADALTAAAGQTPVRYHALALAAWTGDEAEARVLIDTAERSGAARGEGRIIALIGYAAAVLYNGLGRYQSAVEALRRTGGYEDLGIYGWNLVELVESGVRAGEPSLAAHALTQLEERTTVSGTDWGLGVLARSRALLGKGSIVEDHYVEAVERLGRTRIAVELARAHLVYGEWLRREKRRGDARTQLRTAHEMFTGFGAQAFAQRTRRELQALGEKVSGRAVAGGDVMTPQEQQIAELAGAGLTNVEIGAQLFISAHTVEWHLRKVFAKLGIRSRRELRDTAVGR; encoded by the coding sequence GTGAGCAGACGCAAAAGCCCCCGCACGACTGACGTGCCGGGGGCTTTCGCGTCTGCCCGCGAGCCGGCCGGCCTGCGTGGTCGGGACGTCGAATGCGGCCACCTGCGGGAACTGCTTGCCGCGGCCCGAACCGGCCACAGTCAGGTGCTGGTCCTGCGCGGCGAGGCCGGGATCGGCAAGACGGCGCTGCTGGACTACCTGGTCGAATCCGCTCGGGGTTTCCACGTGGTCCGGGCGGCAGGCGTGGAATCCGATATGGAACTCGCGTTCGCCGGGCTGCAACAGCTGTGCGCGCCGCTGGCCGAGAGCCTGGACCAGCTGCCCGACCCGCAGCGCACCGCGTTGGACATCGCCTTCGGTGTGAGCACCGGATCCACCCCCGACCGGTTTCTGGTCGGACTGGCGGTGCTCGGGCTGCTGGCCGCGAAGGCCGGCCGGCAACCGGTCCTCTGCCTCATCGACGATGCCCAGTGGTTGGACCGGGTCTCGGCTCAGACCTTGGGGTTCGTGGCGCGTCGGCTGCTGGCCGAACCCATCGCGCTGGTGTGCGCGCTGCGCCACCCCGTCGACGGCCTGACCGGGCTGCCGAAACTCATGCTGCGCGGCCTGCCCGACACCGAGGCACGTGCCCTGCTGGAATCGGCGTTGCCGGGCCGGATCGATCCCCAGGTCGCCGACCGGATCGTCGCCGAGACCCATGGCAACCCGCTGGCACTGCTCGAGCTGCCGCGGGGGCTGTCCGCGTCCGAGCTGGCCGGCGGCTACTACCGGCCGGACGTGGTGCCGGTGGCGGGTCAGATCGAACGCCACTACCTGGGCAGGATCGGCGTGCTGCCCGACGAGACCCAACGGCTCATGCTGGTGGCCGCCGCGGAGCCGGTGGGTGATGTGACGCTGCTGTTGGGGGCGGCCCGGGAGCTGGGCCTGCCTGCCGCGGCGATGGCCCCGGCCGAGGAGGCGGGCCTGATCGAAGTCGGTGCACGGGTCCGGTTCCGCCATCCGCTGGTGCGCTCGGCCATCTACCGCGCTGCGAACCTCGAGGACCGCCGGGAGGCGCACCGCGCCTTGGCGCAGGCCACCGACCCGGCGCACGACCCCGACCGGCGCGCCTGGCATCGTGCTCACGCCGCGGCGGCCGCCGACGAATCGGTCGCCGCGGAGCTGGAACGCTCCGCCGACCGGGCGGCGCTGCGTGGCGGGACCGCTGCCGCGGCAGCGTTTTTGGCTCGCGCCACCGAACTCACCCCCGATGCGACGCGGCGAGGGTCCCGCGCGCTCAATGCCGCCGAGGCCAAGCGCGCCGTGGGCGAAATCGATGCCGCCGGTGAGCTGCTGGCCATCGCCGAGCTGGCGCCGTTGGACGAGCTGCAGCGCGCCCGGCTGGCCCGGATGCGGGCGCAATTGGGTTTCACCCAGGGGAGGGGCAGCGGGCACGCCCGCGCCATTCTCGATTCGGTCCACCAGTTCTTCAGTGCGGCAAGCCATTTGGAATCGCTTGATCCGGTAATGGCGCAGGAGACGTTGTTGGAGGCGGTCAGCGCCGCGATGTACGCTGGCCGGGCGTTCGGGGAACACGTACGCAACCACACCGCGGCGGTACTGGCGGCCGGCTCGCCGGGGGACTCGGGACGTCCGGCTGATCTGTTGTTGCGGGCGCTGACCACCCGAATCAGCGCGGGCCCGCGGGCCGGTGTGGCGCCGCTGCGTGCGGCGATCACCGCGCTCACCCCGGACACCTGGTCTTGGCAAGCGTTTCCGGCCGGATACGAGGCCGCCGTGCACGACCTGTGGGATGACGAGTCCTGGTATCGGATCGCGAACGACGCGGTGCGGGTTGCGACCGACAGCGGTGCGCTGGGCATGCTGCCCACCGCGTTGGCAACCCGGGCCGGCGTTCACGTGCAGGCGGGTGAATTCAGCGCGGCACGGGCGCTGATCGCCGATGCCGACGCGTTGACCGCAGCGGCCGGTCAGACGCCGGTGCGCTACCACGCGTTGGCGCTGGCCGCGTGGACGGGCGATGAAGCCGAGGCGCGCGTGCTGATCGACACCGCCGAACGCAGCGGAGCCGCCCGCGGGGAGGGCCGGATCATCGCCCTGATCGGCTACGCCGCCGCGGTGTTGTACAACGGGCTGGGCCGTTACCAGTCGGCGGTTGAGGCGCTGCGCCGAACGGGCGGTTATGAAGATCTCGGCATCTACGGATGGAACCTGGTCGAACTGGTGGAGTCCGGCGTTCGTGCCGGCGAGCCATCGCTGGCCGCGCACGCGCTGACGCAGCTCGAGGAACGAACCACGGTGAGCGGAACGGACTGGGGCCTCGGCGTGCTGGCCCGGTCGCGGGCGCTGCTGGGCAAGGGGTCGATCGTCGAGGACCACTACGTCGAGGCCGTTGAGCGGCTGGGTCGAACCCGGATCGCCGTGGAGTTGGCGCGCGCGCACCTGGTGTACGGGGAATGGCTTCGTCGGGAGAAGCGGCGCGGCGATGCCCGCACGCAGCTGCGCACGGCGCATGAGATGTTCACCGGATTCGGGGCGCAGGCGTTCGCGCAGCGCACCCGCCGCGAACTGCAGGCGCTCGGGGAGAAGGTCAGCGGCCGGGCCGTGGCCGGCGGTGACGTGATGACACCGCAGGAGCAGCAGATCGCCGAGTTGGCCGGTGCCGGCTTGACCAATGTCGAGATCGGGGCGCAGCTGTTCATCAGCGCCCACACCGTCGAATGGCACCTGCGCAAGGTCTTCGCCAAGCTGGGCATCCGCTCGCGCCGGGAGCTGCGCGACACCGCCGTCGGCCGCTGA
- a CDS encoding SDR family oxidoreductase, which produces MKITVIGASGQIGTKVVELLRAAGHETVAAARNSGVDVLTGNGLAEALSGADVLVDVVNSPDFADGPVLEFFTKSATNLVAAAKAADVGNYVALSIVNCDGLPDSGYMRAKVAQERIIAESGLPYTIVRATQFHEFADAITASLTVNGEVRVPEGLIQPIAGADVAAEVARAAQAAPVDGIVNVGGPEKMTFADMAGLALAHRGENLPIVVDPAAVYFGTKVGDTGLVTGDDATLTSTRLADWLANQ; this is translated from the coding sequence ATGAAGATCACTGTGATAGGTGCCAGCGGGCAGATCGGCACCAAGGTCGTCGAGCTGCTGCGCGCTGCCGGCCACGAGACGGTGGCGGCCGCCCGCAACTCGGGTGTCGATGTGCTTACCGGCAATGGCCTGGCCGAAGCGCTGTCGGGTGCCGACGTGCTGGTCGACGTGGTCAACTCGCCGGACTTCGCCGACGGCCCGGTGCTGGAGTTCTTCACCAAGTCCGCCACCAACCTGGTGGCCGCGGCCAAGGCCGCCGACGTCGGCAACTACGTCGCGCTGTCCATCGTCAACTGCGACGGCCTGCCCGACAGCGGCTATATGCGCGCCAAGGTCGCGCAAGAACGCATCATCGCCGAGTCCGGACTGCCTTACACGATCGTCCGCGCCACCCAGTTTCACGAGTTCGCCGACGCCATCACCGCGTCGCTGACCGTCAACGGCGAAGTCCGGGTGCCCGAAGGTCTGATCCAGCCGATCGCCGGCGCCGACGTGGCCGCCGAGGTGGCCCGCGCCGCCCAGGCAGCCCCGGTCGACGGGATCGTCAACGTCGGCGGTCCGGAGAAGATGACCTTCGCCGACATGGCGGGCCTGGCGTTGGCCCACCGCGGGGAGAACCTCCCGATCGTCGTCGACCCGGCGGCGGTCTACTTCGGCACCAAGGTCGGCGACACCGGCCTGGTCACCGGCGACGACGCGACGCTGACGTCCACCCGCCTGGCCGATTGGCTGGCGAACCAGTGA
- a CDS encoding SDR family NAD(P)-dependent oxidoreductase — translation MNELTGQTALVTGGTAGIGLESARLLARHGAQVIITGRSTQRGAAAVAELGAGVRFVAADLADLDSVRSLVRQCGDGGVDIVVNNAASFPGALTVEQDVASFESTFDTNVRGAYFLVAALAPGMMRRGRGSIVNVTSMVAFKGVAGASSYSASKAALESLTRTWAAEFGPRGVRVNSVAPGPTATEGVVAEWGDVNDELGRALPLGRTAQATEIAEAVLFLASPRSSFITGSTLHADGGGAAA, via the coding sequence GTGAACGAGCTGACCGGCCAGACCGCGTTGGTGACCGGCGGGACCGCGGGCATCGGGCTCGAGTCCGCGCGGCTGCTGGCGCGACACGGCGCCCAGGTGATCATCACCGGCCGCTCGACGCAGCGTGGCGCCGCCGCGGTCGCCGAACTCGGTGCCGGGGTGCGATTCGTGGCCGCCGATCTTGCCGACCTCGATTCGGTGAGATCGTTGGTGCGGCAATGCGGCGACGGCGGCGTCGACATCGTGGTCAACAACGCCGCCAGTTTCCCCGGCGCGCTGACCGTGGAGCAGGACGTGGCGTCGTTCGAGTCGACGTTCGACACCAACGTGCGCGGCGCCTATTTCCTGGTCGCAGCCTTGGCGCCGGGGATGATGCGTCGTGGTCGCGGCAGCATCGTCAACGTCACCAGCATGGTCGCCTTCAAGGGCGTTGCCGGTGCGTCGAGCTACAGCGCCTCCAAAGCCGCATTGGAGTCGCTGACGCGTACCTGGGCCGCCGAGTTCGGCCCGCGCGGCGTCCGGGTCAACAGCGTTGCGCCGGGGCCGACCGCCACCGAGGGAGTGGTCGCCGAATGGGGGGACGTCAACGACGAGCTGGGCCGGGCCCTTCCGCTCGGGCGCACCGCACAGGCCACCGAGATCGCCGAAGCCGTGCTGTTCCTCGCCTCGCCGCGGTCCAGCTTCATCACCGGATCGACCCTGCACGCCGACGGCGGCGGAGCAGCGGCCTGA
- a CDS encoding nitroreductase, with the protein MSAFDDVVNQRHSSRMFLPDKPVPVELLNEALALAMRAPSNSNIQPWRLFLATGARRESLVAALSAEARANRPKVIGGLPESHNRLRQQLGALVYGAMGIARDDRDGRWNAQLRNWEFFRAPVAGIGCMHRDLGFADAVGVGGFLQTLLLALTERGVDSCVQVSTAMYPDIVREQLEIPDEFRILCGVCIGYADPAFPANSLHIPRNPVGENVVFLDT; encoded by the coding sequence ATGTCCGCGTTCGACGACGTGGTCAACCAGCGGCATTCATCGCGAATGTTCCTGCCCGACAAGCCCGTCCCGGTTGAACTGCTGAACGAGGCGCTCGCACTGGCGATGCGGGCACCGTCGAATTCCAATATCCAGCCCTGGCGCCTGTTTCTGGCGACCGGCGCACGCCGAGAGAGCCTGGTCGCGGCGCTGTCTGCCGAGGCGCGCGCCAATCGGCCCAAAGTGATCGGGGGACTTCCCGAGTCGCACAACCGGTTACGCCAGCAGCTTGGCGCACTGGTGTACGGGGCGATGGGCATCGCTCGCGACGACCGCGACGGCCGATGGAACGCCCAGCTCCGCAACTGGGAGTTCTTCCGTGCGCCGGTGGCCGGGATCGGGTGTATGCACCGGGATTTGGGATTCGCCGACGCGGTCGGTGTCGGAGGGTTTCTGCAGACCCTGCTGTTGGCCCTGACCGAACGAGGCGTGGACAGCTGCGTGCAGGTCTCCACGGCCATGTATCCCGACATCGTGCGCGAACAGCTCGAGATCCCCGACGAATTCCGGATCCTGTGCGGGGTTTGTATCGGATACGCCGACCCCGCCTTTCCGGCCAACAGCCTGCATATCCCACGCAACCCCGTCGGTGAGAACGTGGTGTTTCTCGACACCTGA
- a CDS encoding GNAT family N-acetyltransferase, with protein MSTGSVLIAPDPTTPAPGNDTPRYSLLVSTDPALIEAAQRLRYEVFSTEPGFTLTHSADGRDADRFDEYCDHLLVRDDTSGALVGCYRMLPPTGAIAAGGLYSASEFDITELDPLRPSLVEMGRAVVRPGHRNGAVVLLMWAGILAYLDRYRYDYITGCVSVPVRGQGAPGSQIRGVRDFVRRRHASPHRVMPYRPVVLDGKSLEEIAPPARPVLPPLLRGYLRLGARICGEPAHDPAFGVGDFPALLCRSDADARYLHRLRSVSAVSAADRSVEA; from the coding sequence GTGAGCACTGGTTCTGTCCTCATCGCCCCCGACCCCACCACCCCCGCCCCTGGCAACGACACCCCGCGCTACTCGCTACTGGTATCCACCGACCCCGCCCTCATCGAAGCCGCTCAGCGGCTGCGCTACGAGGTGTTCAGCACCGAGCCGGGATTCACCCTGACGCACAGTGCCGACGGACGAGACGCCGACCGATTCGACGAATACTGCGACCACCTACTGGTGCGCGACGACACCTCCGGAGCGCTGGTCGGCTGCTACCGGATGCTTCCTCCCACCGGGGCCATCGCCGCCGGAGGTCTTTACAGCGCAAGCGAATTCGACATCACCGAACTGGATCCGCTGCGGCCGTCGCTGGTCGAGATGGGCCGGGCGGTGGTACGCCCGGGACACCGCAACGGTGCCGTCGTGCTACTGATGTGGGCCGGAATCCTGGCCTACCTGGACCGCTACCGGTACGACTACATCACCGGCTGTGTGTCGGTGCCGGTGCGCGGCCAGGGTGCCCCCGGCAGTCAGATCCGCGGCGTACGAGACTTCGTGCGGCGCCGGCACGCCTCACCGCACCGGGTGATGCCGTATCGGCCGGTGGTGCTCGACGGTAAGAGCCTCGAGGAGATCGCGCCGCCGGCCCGCCCGGTGTTGCCGCCGCTGCTGCGCGGCTACCTGCGCCTGGGCGCGCGGATCTGCGGCGAACCGGCCCACGATCCCGCCTTCGGGGTGGGCGACTTCCCGGCACTGCTGTGCCGAAGCGACGCCGATGCGCGCTACCTGCACCGCCTGCGTTCGGTGTCGGCGGTGTCGGCCGCAGACCGTTCCGTCGAAGCGTGA
- a CDS encoding lysophospholipid acyltransferase family protein, whose product MTGAVAHAWAPRAFCTPACVHGGAERVSPAMVALRLALVVLLMPVLPLLAVPLPGRLRFQRGCCRVVLRCFGVRVSTTGGPVRNLRGMLVVGAHTSWLDVFVVGAVSPGTFVARADLIRWPGIGALARLMRIIPIDRDSLRGLPAVVEAVAARLGEGRTVVVFPEGTTWCGRAHGRFYPAMFQAAVDAARPVQPLQITYHHEDGSRSTLPAFVGDDTLVASMRRLITARSTVARVHVASLQLPGADRRELAARCQAAVGCRARPSSRACIFC is encoded by the coding sequence GTGACCGGGGCCGTCGCCCATGCCTGGGCGCCCCGGGCATTCTGCACGCCGGCATGCGTGCACGGCGGCGCCGAGCGGGTGTCCCCGGCGATGGTGGCGCTGCGGCTGGCCCTGGTGGTGCTGTTGATGCCGGTGTTGCCGTTGCTGGCGGTGCCGCTACCGGGCCGGCTCCGGTTCCAGCGCGGCTGCTGCCGAGTGGTGTTGCGGTGCTTCGGCGTGCGAGTGAGCACGACGGGCGGGCCGGTACGCAACCTGCGGGGCATGCTGGTGGTCGGCGCGCACACGTCCTGGCTGGACGTGTTCGTCGTCGGTGCGGTGTCCCCGGGGACGTTCGTGGCGCGTGCCGACCTGATCCGCTGGCCCGGCATCGGAGCGCTGGCCCGCCTCATGCGGATCATCCCGATCGACCGCGACAGCCTGCGCGGGCTGCCGGCGGTGGTCGAGGCAGTGGCGGCCAGGCTGGGCGAAGGCCGCACCGTGGTGGTGTTTCCAGAAGGCACCACCTGGTGTGGGCGCGCCCACGGCCGGTTCTATCCGGCGATGTTCCAGGCGGCTGTGGACGCGGCGCGGCCGGTGCAGCCGCTGCAGATCACTTACCACCATGAGGACGGATCGCGCTCGACCCTGCCGGCCTTCGTCGGCGATGACACCCTGGTGGCCTCGATGCGGCGCTTGATCACCGCAAGGTCCACCGTGGCACGGGTGCACGTCGCGTCCCTGCAGCTGCCGGGGGCAGATCGGCGGGAACTGGCCGCCCGCTGCCAGGCGGCGGTGGGATGCCGGGCCCGGCCGAGCAGCCGGGCCTGCATCTTCTGTTGA
- a CDS encoding cysteine desulfurase family protein: MVYLDHAATTPMYPEAIEAMTAVMGTVGNASSLHTAGRSARRRMEESRESIAAQLGARPSEVVFTAGGTDGDNLAIKGIYWARRDAEPRRRRIITTEIEHHAVLDAVGWLADHEDAEITWLPTDADGSVSAAALREELDAGRADDVALISVMWANNEVGTVLPIAELAALAAEFGVPMHSDAVQAVGQLPVDFAASGLSALSLTAHKFGGPCGVGALLVRRDVTCVPLLHGGGQERDIRSGTPDVAGAVGMATALQIAVGSCEVTADRVAGMRDRLIDGVLAAIDDACVNGSRTDRLPGNAHFTFAGCEGDSLLMLLDANGIECSTGSACTAGVARPSHVLTAMGADPVAARGSLRLSLGHTSVDDDVDAVLAVLPGAVERARHAMLAAAGVLR; the protein is encoded by the coding sequence ATGGTCTATCTGGATCACGCAGCCACCACCCCGATGTACCCCGAGGCCATCGAGGCGATGACGGCCGTGATGGGCACCGTCGGCAATGCCTCGTCGCTGCACACCGCCGGCCGCAGCGCACGCCGCCGGATGGAGGAGTCCCGGGAGTCCATCGCCGCACAGCTGGGCGCACGCCCGTCCGAGGTGGTGTTCACCGCCGGCGGCACCGACGGCGACAACCTGGCGATCAAGGGCATCTACTGGGCCCGTCGCGACGCCGAGCCGCGCCGGCGGCGGATCATCACCACCGAGATCGAACACCATGCCGTGCTGGACGCGGTCGGCTGGCTCGCCGACCACGAGGACGCCGAGATCACCTGGCTGCCCACCGATGCCGACGGTTCGGTGTCGGCGGCCGCGCTGCGCGAGGAATTGGATGCCGGCCGTGCTGACGATGTCGCGCTGATATCGGTGATGTGGGCCAACAACGAGGTCGGCACCGTGCTGCCGATCGCCGAACTAGCCGCACTCGCAGCTGAATTCGGGGTGCCCATGCATTCCGACGCGGTGCAGGCGGTCGGGCAGTTACCGGTCGACTTCGCGGCGAGCGGGCTGTCTGCGCTGAGCCTGACCGCCCACAAGTTCGGTGGGCCATGCGGTGTCGGTGCGCTGCTGGTACGCCGCGATGTGACCTGTGTTCCGCTCCTGCATGGCGGCGGCCAGGAGCGTGACATACGTTCGGGCACACCGGATGTCGCCGGTGCGGTCGGGATGGCGACCGCCCTGCAGATCGCGGTTGGGTCGTGCGAGGTCACCGCCGACCGGGTGGCGGGCATGCGTGACCGGCTGATCGACGGTGTGCTCGCGGCGATCGACGACGCCTGCGTCAACGGGTCGCGCACCGACCGGCTGCCGGGCAACGCGCACTTCACCTTCGCCGGCTGCGAGGGTGACTCACTGCTGATGTTGTTGGACGCCAACGGTATCGAATGCTCGACCGGTTCGGCCTGCACCGCCGGCGTGGCGCGGCCGTCGCACGTTTTGACCGCGATGGGCGCCGACCCGGTGGCCGCACGGGGTTCGTTGCGCCTGTCGTTGGGACACACCAGCGTCGACGACGACGTGGATGCGGTTCTGGCGGTGCTGCCCGGAGCTGTGGAGCGGGCCCGCCACGCGATGCTGGCCGCAGCCGGGGTGTTGCGATGA
- the mnmA gene encoding tRNA 2-thiouridine(34) synthase MnmA: MKVVAAMSGGVDSSVAAARMVDAGHDVVGVHLALSRNPGTLRTGSRGCCSREDSDDARRVADVLGIPFYVWDFSEQFQAEVIDDFVESYARGETPNPCVRCNEKIKFSAVAARALALGFDMVATGHYARLQDGRLRRAVDADKDQSYVLAVLTAEQLSHAAFPVGDTPKSQIRAEAAERGLAVASKPDSHDICFIPTGDTRTFLGSHIGVRPGAVVDGGGTVLAEHDGVHGFTIGQRKGLGIAGPGPDGQPRYVTGIDATTGTVTVGAAGDLNVLALTGRAPVFTSGSAWSGPVECEVQVRAHGETVGAVAELIGEELHVRLREPLRGVARGQTLACYRPDPDGDEVIASATISDTSARP, from the coding sequence ATGAAGGTCGTCGCCGCGATGAGCGGCGGGGTGGACTCCTCGGTGGCGGCCGCCCGCATGGTCGATGCCGGGCACGACGTGGTCGGTGTGCACCTGGCGCTGTCCCGCAACCCGGGCACGCTGCGCACCGGCTCGCGGGGGTGCTGCTCGCGGGAGGACTCCGACGACGCCCGCCGGGTCGCCGACGTGCTGGGCATCCCGTTCTATGTGTGGGACTTCTCCGAGCAGTTTCAAGCAGAGGTGATCGACGACTTCGTCGAGTCCTATGCCCGCGGTGAGACCCCGAACCCGTGCGTGCGGTGCAACGAGAAGATCAAGTTCTCCGCGGTGGCCGCCCGCGCCCTGGCGCTCGGCTTCGACATGGTGGCCACCGGCCACTACGCCCGGCTCCAGGACGGTCGGCTGCGCCGCGCGGTGGACGCGGACAAAGACCAGTCCTACGTGCTGGCGGTGCTGACCGCCGAACAACTGAGCCACGCGGCGTTCCCGGTCGGCGACACCCCCAAGTCACAGATCCGTGCCGAAGCCGCCGAACGCGGCCTGGCGGTGGCGAGCAAGCCCGACAGTCACGACATCTGCTTCATCCCGACCGGTGACACCCGCACCTTCCTGGGCAGCCACATCGGGGTGCGGCCCGGTGCCGTCGTCGACGGCGGCGGGACGGTGCTGGCCGAACACGACGGGGTGCATGGCTTCACCATCGGCCAGCGCAAGGGCCTGGGCATCGCCGGACCCGGCCCGGACGGGCAACCGCGGTATGTGACCGGCATCGATGCCACCACGGGCACCGTCACCGTCGGCGCGGCCGGGGACCTGAACGTGCTGGCGCTGACCGGGCGCGCGCCGGTGTTCACCTCGGGAAGCGCCTGGAGCGGTCCCGTCGAGTGCGAGGTGCAGGTGCGCGCCCACGGCGAGACGGTCGGCGCGGTGGCCGAACTCATCGGCGAGGAGCTGCACGTGCGGCTGCGTGAGCCGCTGCGCGGTGTGGCCCGCGGCCAGACCCTGGCCTGCTACCGCCCGGATCCCGACGGCGACGAAGTGATCGCCAGCGCGACGATCTCGGACACCTCGGCTCGGCCGTAA